CAGGGCGATCCACCCCAGGTCGGCCGGGGAGACGATGCCGCCCAAGACTTGCTCAACCGCGATCGACGCGCCACTCCGACTCCGCCCTATCAGGTATAGCGCGGCGATTGCGAAGAGCGCCTCTGAGGTATTGAGCGACGACGTGGTTACGAGGTAGGCCCGGTCCTGTGCATCGCGATCACCGTGCCGTCCGAACCCCCGCTCCAGCAAGAGAAGCAGCGTCGCGGCGTTCGCGGCCCCCAAACCGGGCAGTACGCCAACCAGCAAGCCAGCCAGTCCGCCCCGCACGCCCGGCCAGGCGACACCCCGCGCCGACGGGTTGGCCGGCACGTCCGGCGGTGGTGGCGGTTCTCCGGCGCTGGTCGTGGCAATCGCGAACAGCAGCCCGGCGACGCCGAACAGGCCGGCCAGCGCCGGGAACAGCGCATTGACCGGCGCATCGAGGCCGCCCGCGACGAGGGGAGATCCGAACACGGCGACGCCAAGAAGCCCGCTGGCAAGAAAGACGACGAGCGACCAGCCACGACGCGAATCGCTCACGATCAGAACAAGCGACACCCCGGCCAGAACGAGGAACATCCAGGGACCGATCGCCTCCTCCGCCGCGCCGATCAGGTTGCCGAACCCCAGAAGGGCGGCAACCACGACGAGGCCGATCGCAAGCCCCAGCGCGCTGCCGGCTACGGACAGCCGCAGCGCCAGTGTCCCGCGGCCCTGCCGGACGAGTCGGTGCCCCGGCAGCAGGGCGAACGACTCGTCCCCCGGGACGCCGAGAAACAGCCCCGGCACGACATCGAAGAAGGTGTGGGATATCGCCAGCGCGCAGGTGAACGCCAGCAGGGCGGAGTATTCGATGCCTAACGACGCGCAGCTTGCGCTGCTCGCGAGCAGGAGCGCCGTCACCGTATTGACGTGAATGCCCGGCACCAGACCGGTGAGGATGCCGGTGAGCGCACCGAGCAGCGACGCGGCGATCACCATGCGTCGAGGGGGAACGCGCGCCGCACGTTGAATGACGGCGCTCCCTGGAACATCTCGACTTCCGCCGTCACCAGGAAGGGATCGTTCGACAGCAGCAGGTCGACCTCGCAGTCGGTCTGTTCGCCCTGAAACAGGATTCCCTCCACCGGCGGGCCCGCCGCGCCGGCGGGCTCACCGGCATCGGCAAGCGTCAACCGCAGATGTTCCAGGCCGGCCCGGCTCTCGAAGAACTCAGCGTCAACGGCGACGACCGGACCGATCAGCAGCGTCGCGCCGACCTGCTCCGCGGCAGCAGCAGCGGAAACGGGATCCCCGGGCAGGTCCAGCACTTCTACGTGCGGCGCCGACAGCGGACGGATCTGCGGCTGCCCGGCATACATGCCCAGGTTGCCGGTGACACGCACCGCCTCGCCACGCACGGGCTTCAGCGGCAGGCAGCCGAGCGACGGAAAGACCGGCACGTCCACGTAGAGGTCCTCCGCCGGATCGTGGGTCTCGATGATCACGATCCCCTGTCGGGTCGCTCGCACGGAGATGACCCGGCCTTCTAATCGGAACGTCGCCCCGGCGTGGCGCGGGTCCACGATGTGCGCCGCCGTCAACGCTGGCAGCAAGCCGAGCGATTCCGAGTAGACGTAGCGGCGGTTGGTAATGAAGAGGACCGTGAGCGCCACCAGCGCCGCCACGGCAACCGGGTAGCGCAGACGTGTCATCGCGCTGGCTTCACCACGGGGTTACGCCGGCGCCGGCTCGATCGGAGCAGGCTGTGCGCACGCCGCAAGATAGGTCATCGCCGCGTCGACACCGCCCGCCTGGTGCGGGATGGCGGCAAGGCCGAGACCCATCTCGATCCCGGCGAGCGTACCCATGAGGCTCAGGTCGTTGAAATCACCCAGGTGGCCGATACGGAAGACCTTGCCGGCCAGCTTCGTCAGGCCGATGCCGAGAGACATGTCGAAGCGGTCCAGCACCGTGTCAATCAGCACGTTGGCGTCGTAGGCGGCCGGCGTCATGACGGCGGTGATCGACGAGCTGTAGGCGGTCTCGTCGAGACAGAGCAAGTCGAGGCCCCAGGCGCGGACCGCGCGCCGGGTCGCTTCGGCATGGCGGTCGTGACGGGCGAAGACGTTCGGCATGCCCTCGTCATCGAGCATCCGGAGCGCTTCGCGCAAGCCGTAGAGCAGGTTCGTCGGCGGGGTGTAGGGAAAGAGTCCGTTCGCGTTGGCCCCGATGATCGGCGACCATTCCCAGTAGCTGCGTGGCAGGGTCGCGCTCTCCGCGGCGGCGCGCGCCTTTTCGCTTACCGCGTTCAGCGACAGGCCGGGCGGCAGCATCAGCCCCTTCTGCGATGCGCCGACCGTGACGTCGACGCCCCATTCGTCGTGGTGGTAGTCGATCGACGCGAGCGACGAGATGGTGTCGACCATCAGCAGGGCGGGATGCCCCACCGCGTCGATGGCGCGCCGCGCCGACGCGATGTCGCTCGTTACGCCGGTCGAGGTCTCGTTGTGGACGACGCAGACCGCCTTGATCGCCTGGCCGGTGTCGTCAGCCAGATGCGCTTCGATCGCTGCCGCGTCGACCGGATGCCGCCAGTCCCCGGGCAGGAACGTCGGCGCGAGACCGAGGCGGAGCGCTATCTCCCGCCAGAGCCTTGCGAAGTGACCGGTCTCCGCCATCAGCACGCGGTCTCCCGGCGAGAGTGCGTTCGCGAGCGCGGCCTCCCACGCGCCGGTGCCGGACGCCGGGTACAGCACCACCGGCTGGGTAGTCCCGACGACCGGACCAATCCGTTCGAGGACCTCCCCGGTCAGGTCGCGGAACGCCGGGCCACGATGATCGATGGTGGGTGCCGCCATGGCCCGCAGGACCCGATCCGGCACGTTGGTGGGGCCCGGAATCTGCAGGAAATGACGACCGCTCCGATGTGTCATGGCTCGTAATCCAGCAGTCCGTGGTGAAACCCCCGCTACATTCGAGCGGCGATGCCTCCCGGCTGAACGGTGTTGCTCCTCGGTCGAATATGGCCAAGCCAATATACTCCCTCGTCGCGCCCTGCCCGCAATCGGGTTCTATACTCCACCCGGATAGCCGACCTTGTGCGTGACCTGGAAGCGTGGATGAAGACCACCAAAGAGGCCTGCTGACGCGGTGACAGGGGGACGGCTCGTCCGGGACCGCATTTCGCGCACCGACCTGGCGCGCCTGGCCGAGGACCAGTTCGGGGATTGGATCAAGGCCGTGGTCGACGTGTCGCGTGGGATCATGGCGATCGCGGGCGATCTGCACGCCGACGATGAGGCGACACTCCTTGCCGATGGATCACGCCAGCAGGACTTGTGGGGAATCAACCTGTACCCGCTGGAGTCCGGGGAAGATTGGATCGAGTTCGATTCGATGATCAACCTGCGTCCGAGCCAGGGAAACCGTTCGCGCGGCGTCGACGACGAACGAACCCGGGGGCGCATTCGGGAGGTTGTCGAATCCCTGGTTCTGACCGACTGACCTAATGGGGCGACCCTGAGGTGACCAGGCTTCTGCACCGCGGCGCGGCCGAGAGCTGGCCACGAATGGAATTGGTCGAGCAACTCGGGAACGTCGGGACCGAAGTGGAACGCGCGATTCGAGCCCACCAGGCGGGGCGGACGGATCGCTTTGACAATGCGCTCGCGCGAGCACTGGAACTGTTCGACCTAACTGCCGCCGACCCCCGGTGGCAGGGTCACCGCTGCCAAGAGATCCTGCGGGCTAGAGAAGAAGTCTGCCGCCTCTTCTTCGATCCCAACGTCCCGTCGGATTCGGCTCGCGGACTCAGCCGGTACTTCTTCGGATTCGCGTGGGCCGCGCGCGCCCTTCACCATCGCCGGCAGTCCGGCCGTAGCGAGCCTGCGCCTTAGCAGCCCGCGACACGTCGCTTTCGCGCTTTCTATCTATACTGCGACCGGGATGGCCGACCTGCAGCGCGACCTCGCCGCGCGCCTCGACGGCGAGGTCCGGTTCGACGCCGTCTCACGCGCGCTCTACTCCACCGACGCCAGCGTCTACGAGATAGCGCCGCTCGGCGTCGCCATCGTGCGGTCGCGCGACGACATGCTGGCCGCCATCGCCTGCGCCCGCGCGCATGGCGTCTCGATTACGGCGCGCGGCGGCGGCACGTCGCAGGCGGGGCAGGCGATCGGCTCCGGTCTGCAAGTCGACACGTCCCGCCACTTCAACCGAATGCTCGAGGTGAACGTCGACGAGCGCTGGGTGCGCGTCGAGCCGGGCATCGTCCTCGACGAACTGAACGCGATGCTGGCCCCGCACCGCCTCCGCTTCGCGCCCGACATTTCGACGGCAAGCCGCGCCACTATCGGCGGGATGATCTCGAACAACTCGAGCGGTGCGCGATCCGTCCGCTACGGCAAGACCATCGACCACGTGATGGACCTCCGGGTTGCCCTTGCGGACGAATCGATCGCCCACTTCCGGCCACTGGGAGCCCCGGAACTCGACGCCGCGTGCGCGGCAACGACCCACGAAGGCGAGTGCTACCGGACCGTCCGCCGCCTCGCCGCGAGCCACGCCGCCGAGATCGAGCGGCGCTACCCGAAGATCCTCCGACGCGTCGGGGGCTACAACCTCGACGCATTTGTCCGCAACGAAGAGGGCGGGCCGGGCTCGACGTACGACACGGACCCCTTCAACCTGTCGAAGCTGATCGTCGGATCCGAAGGCACGCTCGGACTGATCGTCGAGGCGCGTCTCAACCTGGTGCCGCTCCCGAAGGCGAAAGCGGTGCTGACCATCGAGTATCGGGACCTGCTCGACGCGCTGGGCGACACGCCCGCCATCCTCGAACATGACCCGTCGGCCGTCGAAGTGATGGACCACTGCATCCTGGACCACGCGCGCGAGAATCCCGCCCTGGACGCGATGCGCCGCGCCGTGATCGGCGACGACTGCGGCGCCCTCCTCTGCGTAGAACTGTACGACGAGAGCGCACGGGCGCTCGTCCCGCGCCTGAAGCAGCTCGAAGCAGCGGTCCGCAAACTGGGCAACGCCAGCCGCACCCGGCGGGCGACGGAGCCGGCCGATCAGGCGCGCATCTGGAAGCTCCGCGAGTCGTCACTCGGGCTCTCCATGGCGATGAAGGGCGACGCGAAGAGCATTTCGTTCGTTGAGGACACCGCCGTCGCTCCGGAGCGCCTGCGCCGCTTCATCGAACGGTTCCTCGCAGTCGTGCGCAAGCATGGCACCACTGCCGGCGTCTATGCCCACGCGTCGGTCGGCTGCCTGCACGTTCGCCCGGTCGTGAACCTGAAGACAACCGACGGCGTCCGGCAATTCGAGGCGATCGCGAACGAAATCGCCGATCTCGTGCTCGAGTTCGGCGGGGCCCTCTCGGGCGAGCATGGAGACGGGCTGGTGCGCGGCCCGTTCATGGAGCGGATGTTCGGCTCCGAGCTGTACGGCGCGTTCCGGACCATCAAGCGGACGTTCGATCCGGAAGGGATCTTCAACCCCGGCAAGATCGTGGATGCGCCGCCGCTCTCCGCGAACCTGCGCTACGGCGCCGCCTACGTCACGCCCGACCCGCCCGCGGCATTCGATCACACCGGGCACGGCGGCCTCGGCCGGGCCGTCGAGATGTGCAGCGGCGTCGGCGCCTGCCGCAAGACCCTGACCGGCACGATGTGCCCCTCGTACATGGCGACGCGCGACGAGGCGCACTCGACGCGTGGACGCGCCAACGCGCTGCGCCAGGCCATGAACGGCGCCCTCGGCAACGGTGGACCCCGCGAGCTCGGCCTGGGTGATCGGGGTGTCCACGACGTGCTCGACCTCTGCCTGGAGTGCCGCGCCTGCAAGACCGAATGTCCTACGGGCGTCGACATGGCCCGGTTCAAGAGCGAGTTTCTCCACGATTACCACCGCCGCTACGGCACACCCCTTCGCGCCCGCGTTTTGGGGAAGATCCACGAACTCTCCGCCGTTGCGAGCCGGCTGGCGCCGGCGCTCAACCCCTGGCTGGGCAGCGGACTGGTCCGTGCGATGAACGAGCTGCTGTTCGGCATCGACCGGCGGCGTTCGCTCCCCGCGTGGGCGGTAACGACGTTTCGAGAAGCCTGGCCGGCGCGTACGGACGACGGCAGCGGCCACCCCGCGGGGGGCGCGCGCCGGCGCAGGGAAGTGGTCCTCTTCGCCGACACGTTCACGAACTACTTCGACCCGGACGTCGGCCTGGCCGCTGCCGACGTGCTGGAAGCCGCGGGGTTCAGCGTCCACCTCGGCCCCGATGCCTGCTGCGGGCGCCCCCTCATTTCACAGGGCCTTCTCGACGAGGCGCGCGAGCGGGCAGCGTTTGTCGTGGGCCAACTGCACCCGATCGCCGCCGCCGGCACGCCGATCGTCCTGCTGGAGCCGAGCTGCCTCTCGGCCCTGATCGACGACGCGCCCGACCTGCTGCGCGGTGAGGCGCAACGACAGGCCCGCGAGGTGGCCGCCGCCTGCGCGTTGTTCGAGGACTACCTCGAACGGGCGCTCGAGGATGGCCGAGCCGTTCTTCCCGTGCGCGCGGGCCCGGAACAAATCGTCCTCCACGGCCACTGTCACCAGAAATCACTCGGGCTGGTCGCCCCCGCCAAGGCGCTTCTCCAGCGGATTCCCGGCGCCACGGTAGCGGACCTCGACAGCGGCTGCTGCGGCATGGCGGGCTCGTTCGGCTACGCGAAGGAGCACTTCGAGATCTCCCGGCAGATCGGTGAACGCGTGCTGCTGCCGGCCGCCCGCGACCTTCCGGAGAATGCCGTGCTCGCGGCCGCCGGGACATCCTGCCGCCATCAGGTTCACGACTTCGCGCAGACCGAGGCGCTCCACCCGGCCGTCATCCTCCGCGGCCTTTTGACATAGATCTCGGGCGCCGCGCACTCCGCTTGACCCGCCCCGCGGCGCCGATCCACACTCCCGGCAGTTCCATGCCGATTTACGAGTTCCGATGCCGGGCCTGCGATCGGCAGTTCGAGGCGGTGGTTTTGCCGAAGAGCGATCCCGCCTCCTGCCCCGTCTGCGGTTCGGCCGATCTCGAGCGCCTGATCTCGCAGTTCGCGGTGAGCTCGGAAGGCACCCGCGCGACGAACCTCAAGTCGGCGAGGAAGGCGGCGGCCAAGATCCGCCGGGACAAGCAGGTCGCCGAACACGAAGCGATCCACCACCACCATCACTAGCTGGTCATCGGCCGGGGCGCAGACACCTGCAGGACGCCGCACCGCGGTCGCCAAACCCGGGAGCGTCGAAGGAGCACACACCATGCGTACCACCATCAACGTCGCTCTTGCCGTGACTGCCGGCCTGTTCGCGACCGGCCCTGCCGCCGCGCAGTCTGCGACCGACATCCACCCGCCGGACGGCCTCCGCGCCAACCGCACCTCCTACAGCGCAATCATGGACGTGATCCGCGAGTCCGGCGACCAGGGCACGGTCAGCGACGCCGACCTCGAACGGCTGCGCGGCATACAACTCGAAGACATCTGGCGATCGCTCGGCGGCTACCGCGCCAACTACGTCCGCGGATTCCGGTCCACGCAACCGGGCCAGCGCATTGCCGGACGCGCACTCACGATGCGCTTCCTGCCGCCGCGCCCCGACCTCGTAGCCGCGATTGATACGCTCGCCGCCGAAGGCGACTGGGACCGCCGATACTACGCGCGCGCCTCCGAGGAAGCCCGACCGGGAGACATCGTCGTAGCCGAACTCGGCGGCGCCGACGGCCACGTGCTTTTCGGCGGCATGGGCGCCCTCGGCATCAAGCTGCGCGGAGCCGCCGGTGTTGTCGTCGACGGTGGCAGCCGCGACCTGGCCGAACTGGTGGGCGACCAGTTCGCGGACTTCCCGGTCTTCGCCCGTTTCTTCGACGTCACCACGACGAGCTGGCTCGGCGTCGAATGGAACGCGCCGGTGCGGATCGGCACGACGACCGTTCTACCGGGGGACGTGGTCGTCGCCGACGAGACGGGCATCCTCTTCTTCCCACCCGCGCTGGTACCGGAAGTCCTGCGCGCGGCGGAAGAACAGGCAGACGTGGAGGAATACGAGCGCGACCTGCTGCGCTCCGGCGAACACCCCTTCCGAGACGTCTACCCCCTTTCGCCCGAACTCCGGCGCGAATACGAACGCAACCGCTAGCGCGCCGCGCCCGGCGCGTTGTTGAAAGTTCCTCGCGCGCCCAGCCACCTACGTGAGGTTCGTGCGGGCGTGTGCGGGCATGGAAGCGACAACCACCTGCGCCGTATCGACGTCCCAGAAGTAGTAGATGCGGAGGCAGCGGGTGCGGTCCCGCGTGTTGCCGCCGTTCTTGATGTGCCACTCGATGTCGACGTTGCGGCCATTCCACTTCATGGGGCTGAAGGGGAGGTCGGCCTCGCCACATGGTTCGTTGTAGAAACCTTCGAGGACGGGCACACGGGGATTGCCGCCACCGTTGCGACGGCGATCGCGATAGGCGGTTGCGAGCCAGACAAGGCAGCGGGCCGCCTGCTCGACATCGCGGAAATCGGGATCCTTGACCCCGCGGCGGGCAAGCGGGGCAAGCACGAGCCTGCCGGCCAGCTTCTCTTCGACCCAGGGCGTCAATGCGGCCCAGGAAGGCGGAACCGGCTCGAACGAGGGAGTCGCCTCTTGCCTGGTGAGCTCCGCCAACCGCGGCAGCTTCCCTTCCAGGTCCCTGATGCGGTGGCGTAACTGATCCCGTTCGGCTTCCACCTCGGCAGCGTGCGCCAACGCCTGCTCCTCGTGCGCACGGGCGGTCTCCATACGGTTCACGGCTTCCGCAAGATCCGATTCCGCCTGCGCCGCTCTCGAAAGCGCCTGCGCCTCCGCCTCAGCCGAAACGGCATCCGCCTCGGGCCCACCGGGCGGCCCCTCAGAAGGCCGAACGCGCAAACCCCTCCATTCGGCGGCGTAGTCGCGGCAGGGATCAAACGGCTCCCCTTTTGGACCTACGATCTCGAGGCACCGCCGGCTGGCCGCGTGCGCCTCCCGCGTCGCCGTGGCGACGGCGTCCAACAGTTCCGCGGCGCGCCCGTCAGCGTCGACGTGAGCCTGCACGCGCGCCATCCCATCCGCCTTCCCGTCACCGTCATCGGGGGTTCCTCCGGTGTAGAGGGCGAGCAGTTCGTCACGCAACGCGAGCCGGCGGTCCTCCGCCTTCCGCCACGATTCGGCAGCGCCGTTCAAGTCCTTGCTCAGGCGCGCGACGTCCTCGCGGAACGCTGACAAGTCGATGGTCTCCCGCATGAGACACGACAGGCGCCACTGGGCGTCTATCTGCTGCAGGGCGGGCCGGAGCCACTCGGCGCCGGTCTCGTCGAGCACCCGTGCGAGCGCGTCCCGCACACCGCCCATGAGGTCGTTCGCCTGGAGTGCGGTCGCCGCTGGCCCGCGCAATTCGTCGAGTCTTCCTACCTGTTCGCACAGGGTCTTCAAACGGCGCGGTTGACGGGGATCTTCCACCAGAATCGCCACGGTACCGACGACGGCGCGGCAGGCATCCGCCCACGTAGCAAGTACTGTCGCGTGGTCGACCACGCCGTTCGGCACTTCCGCGGCGAAACCGGCCCCGGGCATTGTCTCGTTCTCGCCGACTCCCGTCACATCGAGCAGCGGCGCGAACTCATCACCAATTGCCTCGACCGCGCGCCCCGCCCATTGCAACAGCCGCGCATCCTCGAGCAGCGTGGCGACCGCGAAGATCGCCAGCGGAACGGCCTCTTGCACTTTCGGCGCCAGCGCTGCCCAATTGCGGACATCGTCCCGCAGATCGGACAGCACCGCGAGGGCCAGATCCTGCCAATGCGGCGGGCCGAAGACCGAATCGACGATACCCGGGAAGTCGGCGAGCGCGGCCTCCGCGCGTGCTTCTTCCAGCGGCCGGTCGAGCAGATTCGGGTCATAGGCAAGCAACGCTTCGTACTCGAGCGACGGCGGAATGCGGCCGTGACTCTCCTCGCCCATCTCGATGCCTGCCTTCCAGAGCGCCAACCGCTGGTCCGGCATTCCGTAGAAACGGAGCAGAACCTCGCGTTGACGGTCCGCGGTCTGCAGATCCTTTAGGTCCGGTGACCAAATGTCGGGAACGTGCGCGCGCACCTGCCGGATGATTCGCTCCTGCTGCCTTCGGTTCGCGATCCCAAGAAGACGGGTGAGTCTCGTGCGTCCGGCGTCCGGATCGAGGAATGTGGCGGGAAGCCCCGCCGGTATGGGTAGGCGCTTCCTGTGAAAGGGTACTTCGGTACCCTCCGGTGCACGCGGGACCGGTACTGCCCGCGGATCTTCCGGTGTGACTGTGGCGTTTTCGGCCGCGGAATCAGCGGCGTCGGCGCGGAGTGCGGTCTTGCTGTGCTCGTCCATCTCGCATGCCCCCCAGTGGCGAATGCGGATGGGAAAGCAAAGTTCATGCCGTCAAGTCAGCCGGCGATCGACCCCCACGACTCGGCAAGATGCGCGGCCGTCCGCCAGGCCAGCGCCTGGGCGGTCAACGTCGGGTTGCGGGCGCCGCTTGTCCCCATTACCGAGGCCCCGAGGATGCCCAGGTTCGGCACCTCGTGCGAGAAGCCCCAGCGGTCGACGACGTTGGCCTCCGGGTTGTCCCCCATGCGCGTGCCGCCGTACGCGTGTGTGGACGGACCCATGGTGCCGAGACCGGAGCGAATGACCTCCGTGGCCCCGGCCGCGCGGAACCACTCCTCCATCCGGTCCTGCATGAAGGTGGCTATTCGGCGCTCGTTGTCGTGAAAATCGGCGGTTATCCGGCAGACCGGGTCGCCGTACGGGTCGGTCACCGTCGGGTGCAGGTCGAGGTAGTTGCCCTCGTAGGGCAGCGTCGTCTTCTGAATGTAGGTATTGCACCAGCGGTCCGCGTTCTCCTTGATGAACGCCTTCCAGTCGGCGCCCCAGCGCGGTGCGCGGCCGAACGTCGGCATCCGCGCGGCAGCAATTGGGCGGCGGTCCGAGTAGACCCACAGATTGCCGCCACCTATGAAGTCGACATCAGAGTGATCGAAGTTGTCGTCCGCCCAATCGTCGATCGCTACGCCCTGCGCCGGCAGGCCATACCAGCGGTTCAGCCGGTACGGGAAAAGCGCGGTGACGCCCGCGCCGGTCGCATGCGTCATGTAGTGGCGACCTACCTGCCCCGCGTTATTCGACAGGCCGTTCGGGAACGCGGGCGATTTCGACAGGAGCAGCAGGCGCACGTTCTCGTAGGTGTAGCCGGCGAGCAGCACGACGTCGGCCGGCTGGACGTAAGTCTCGCCATCCTTCACGTACGAGACGCCCGTCACGCGTCCGTTGCCATCCACCTCGATGCGGCGCACGTGCGCGTGGGTCACCACCTCGAGCCGCCCGGTCTCCTGCGCGCGGGGTATGGTAGAGACCGCCGTCGAGTTTTTCGCGTCGAGATGACAGCCGCCCCGATCGCAGAAGCCGTGGTAACCACACGCCGCACGGTCCTGGTAACGAACTGAGTTGACGGCGGCGGGACCGGGGAACGGATGCCAGCCGAGGCCGCGCGCCGCCTCCGCCATCTGATCAATGAAGCCGGTCCAGCGTAGCGGCGGCATTGGGTACGGACGGCGCCGCTCCCCTTCGAACGGCGAGCCGCGCTCGTCCATCACGCCGCCAACGTTGCCCGCCTGCCCGGAGACGCCGATCGCGTACTCGACCCGGTCGTAGTACGGCTCGAGTTCTTCCAGGCCGAAGGGCCAGTCCTCCACCGTCGTGCCGGCCGGCAGACGCGACGTCCCGTAGCGGCGGGCCGTCTCGCTGACGACGGCGAAGTCCCACTGGGGCAGCCGCCAGCTCTGCGCCCAGTAGTGGAGCGTGGTGCCACCCACCGCGTTCATCATCGGGTGGAGCGGTCCACGGGGCGAATCGGGCGCAGAAGCGTTCCGTCGATGAACCGGAATCTCGCGGTTGGCTTTCTGCGCCGAGTCCGGCCAGCCACGGTAGTTGTTGTTCAGCTCGTCCGGCGCATGGTCGCTCGCGCGCAACCAGCCACCCGCCTCGAGCGCGACCACGTCGACGCCCGCCTCGGCCAGCGGCAACGCGGCCACGCCGCCGACAGCGCCGATGCCGACCACCACGACGTCGCGCCGCTGCAGCTCAACCGCCACCGATCCTCCTTGCGCGGGCCGCGGCGAATGCCGGGAAGTCGTAGGCGGACACCTGCCGTGCCGGCGGCATCCGATCGATCCGCTGCAGGTCGGGCGGAACGCTGGTTCGCAGGCCCGGGTAACCGAGCAGCTCCCAGCCGATGAAGTCGGCGTTTCCACCGTAGGCCGGGTCGGAGAACGTGCCCTCGATGGTATGCGTGCGCAACAGTTCGAAGAACGCGGATGCGCTCGGCATGAAACCTGTCGCGGCATTCGATTCGAGGGCCGCCAGCAGGCGGTCCTGAACGGAGGCATCGAGGGCGCGAAAGCGCGCACCTCGTTCGGCCTCTGCGTA
The DNA window shown above is from Acidobacteriota bacterium and carries:
- a CDS encoding aminotransferase class V-fold PLP-dependent enzyme, with amino-acid sequence MTHRSGRHFLQIPGPTNVPDRVLRAMAAPTIDHRGPAFRDLTGEVLERIGPVVGTTQPVVLYPASGTGAWEAALANALSPGDRVLMAETGHFARLWREIALRLGLAPTFLPGDWRHPVDAAAIEAHLADDTGQAIKAVCVVHNETSTGVTSDIASARRAIDAVGHPALLMVDTISSLASIDYHHDEWGVDVTVGASQKGLMLPPGLSLNAVSEKARAAAESATLPRSYWEWSPIIGANANGLFPYTPPTNLLYGLREALRMLDDEGMPNVFARHDRHAEATRRAVRAWGLDLLCLDETAYSSSITAVMTPAAYDANVLIDTVLDRFDMSLGIGLTKLAGKVFRIGHLGDFNDLSLMGTLAGIEMGLGLAAIPHQAGGVDAAMTYLAACAQPAPIEPAPA
- a CDS encoding FAD-binding protein, encoding MADLQRDLAARLDGEVRFDAVSRALYSTDASVYEIAPLGVAIVRSRDDMLAAIACARAHGVSITARGGGTSQAGQAIGSGLQVDTSRHFNRMLEVNVDERWVRVEPGIVLDELNAMLAPHRLRFAPDISTASRATIGGMISNNSSGARSVRYGKTIDHVMDLRVALADESIAHFRPLGAPELDAACAATTHEGECYRTVRRLAASHAAEIERRYPKILRRVGGYNLDAFVRNEEGGPGSTYDTDPFNLSKLIVGSEGTLGLIVEARLNLVPLPKAKAVLTIEYRDLLDALGDTPAILEHDPSAVEVMDHCILDHARENPALDAMRRAVIGDDCGALLCVELYDESARALVPRLKQLEAAVRKLGNASRTRRATEPADQARIWKLRESSLGLSMAMKGDAKSISFVEDTAVAPERLRRFIERFLAVVRKHGTTAGVYAHASVGCLHVRPVVNLKTTDGVRQFEAIANEIADLVLEFGGALSGEHGDGLVRGPFMERMFGSELYGAFRTIKRTFDPEGIFNPGKIVDAPPLSANLRYGAAYVTPDPPAAFDHTGHGGLGRAVEMCSGVGACRKTLTGTMCPSYMATRDEAHSTRGRANALRQAMNGALGNGGPRELGLGDRGVHDVLDLCLECRACKTECPTGVDMARFKSEFLHDYHRRYGTPLRARVLGKIHELSAVASRLAPALNPWLGSGLVRAMNELLFGIDRRRSLPAWAVTTFREAWPARTDDGSGHPAGGARRRREVVLFADTFTNYFDPDVGLAAADVLEAAGFSVHLGPDACCGRPLISQGLLDEARERAAFVVGQLHPIAAAGTPIVLLEPSCLSALIDDAPDLLRGEAQRQAREVAAACALFEDYLERALEDGRAVLPVRAGPEQIVLHGHCHQKSLGLVAPAKALLQRIPGATVADLDSGCCGMAGSFGYAKEHFEISRQIGERVLLPAARDLPENAVLAAAGTSCRHQVHDFAQTEALHPAVILRGLLT
- a CDS encoding zinc ribbon domain-containing protein, whose product is MPIYEFRCRACDRQFEAVVLPKSDPASCPVCGSADLERLISQFAVSSEGTRATNLKSARKAAAKIRRDKQVAEHEAIHHHHH
- a CDS encoding GMC family oxidoreductase, translated to MAVELQRRDVVVVGIGAVGGVAALPLAEAGVDVVALEAGGWLRASDHAPDELNNNYRGWPDSAQKANREIPVHRRNASAPDSPRGPLHPMMNAVGGTTLHYWAQSWRLPQWDFAVVSETARRYGTSRLPAGTTVEDWPFGLEELEPYYDRVEYAIGVSGQAGNVGGVMDERGSPFEGERRRPYPMPPLRWTGFIDQMAEAARGLGWHPFPGPAAVNSVRYQDRAACGYHGFCDRGGCHLDAKNSTAVSTIPRAQETGRLEVVTHAHVRRIEVDGNGRVTGVSYVKDGETYVQPADVVLLAGYTYENVRLLLLSKSPAFPNGLSNNAGQVGRHYMTHATGAGVTALFPYRLNRWYGLPAQGVAIDDWADDNFDHSDVDFIGGGNLWVYSDRRPIAAARMPTFGRAPRWGADWKAFIKENADRWCNTYIQKTTLPYEGNYLDLHPTVTDPYGDPVCRITADFHDNERRIATFMQDRMEEWFRAAGATEVIRSGLGTMGPSTHAYGGTRMGDNPEANVVDRWGFSHEVPNLGILGASVMGTSGARNPTLTAQALAWRTAAHLAESWGSIAG
- a CDS encoding gluconate 2-dehydrogenase subunit 3 family protein, whose product is MPSRDLTRREMLKRTVVAGAALTWPSVLPGQGAAATRMGTQSGTPFETLTEAEGANLEAVVGRLIPSDAAGPGALEAGAARYIDRALAGALAPSLPAYRAGLAALDRYAEAERGARFRALDASVQDRLLAALESNAATGFMPSASAFFELLRTHTIEGTFSDPAYGGNADFIGWELLGYPGLRTSVPPDLQRIDRMPPARQVSAYDFPAFAAARARRIGGG